A single window of Deinococcus terrestris DNA harbors:
- a CDS encoding SEL1-like repeat protein, whose amino-acid sequence MTFRRTILTLALLLASPALAGVEEGTKFYERGQYAQAFREFEPAAHQGDVEAQFWLGYLYAAGEGVPQNVSLARQWFLKAAQQGDWDAQYNLGVLYREGHGVTQDYAQAAGWFRRAAEQGDADAQNDLGWLYEHGHGVGQDYAQAMEWYRRAAKQNHPYAQLNLGLLYAYGRGVKQDDTQAMTWFRRAADQGDPDAQNEIGLLYEYGRGVGQNDVQAARWYRKAAEQGHPSAQANLGLLYTLGRGVKQDHAWALAWFLEAAEQGHADAMNEIGLLYENGRGVKQDYREAMKWYRRAAEQNHPYAQGNIGLFYEYGRGVPQDYVQALEWYLKAAEQGEPEAQNRVGLLYEYGRGVEQDYVQAMKWYRKAAEQGQPYARTNVGLLYAHGRGVARDDAEALRWIMPGVEEGHPFAQFNLGRLYALGHGVEQDYAQAKRLFTLAAEQGSAEGQYALGVLYEEGFGVPKDVDQAVIWYRRAAEQGFEMAQEALNRLM is encoded by the coding sequence ATGACCTTCCGCCGCACCATCCTGACCCTCGCCCTGCTGCTCGCCTCACCCGCCCTCGCGGGCGTCGAGGAGGGGACCAAGTTCTACGAGCGCGGCCAGTACGCCCAGGCCTTCCGCGAGTTCGAGCCCGCCGCCCACCAGGGGGACGTGGAAGCCCAGTTCTGGCTGGGTTACCTGTACGCCGCGGGCGAGGGCGTCCCGCAAAACGTCTCGCTGGCCCGGCAGTGGTTCCTGAAAGCCGCCCAGCAAGGAGACTGGGACGCCCAGTACAACCTGGGGGTGCTCTACCGTGAGGGCCACGGCGTGACGCAGGACTACGCCCAGGCCGCGGGATGGTTCCGACGGGCGGCCGAGCAGGGCGATGCGGACGCGCAAAATGACCTCGGCTGGCTGTACGAGCACGGCCACGGGGTCGGGCAGGACTACGCCCAGGCGATGGAGTGGTACCGGCGGGCCGCGAAGCAGAATCATCCCTACGCTCAGCTCAATCTGGGCCTCCTCTACGCTTATGGGCGCGGGGTCAAGCAGGACGACACGCAGGCCATGACGTGGTTCCGCCGGGCGGCGGATCAGGGCGATCCCGACGCGCAGAATGAGATCGGGCTGCTCTACGAGTACGGCCGTGGGGTAGGGCAAAACGACGTTCAGGCCGCACGGTGGTACCGAAAGGCCGCGGAGCAAGGCCATCCCTCTGCCCAGGCCAATCTGGGGCTGCTTTACACCCTGGGACGCGGGGTGAAGCAGGATCACGCCTGGGCTCTGGCGTGGTTCCTCGAGGCGGCCGAGCAGGGACATGCGGACGCCATGAACGAGATCGGCCTGCTGTACGAGAACGGCCGGGGAGTGAAGCAGGATTACAGGGAGGCGATGAAGTGGTACCGGCGGGCGGCGGAGCAGAACCATCCCTATGCCCAGGGCAACATCGGTCTGTTCTACGAGTACGGGCGCGGCGTGCCGCAGGACTACGTCCAGGCCCTGGAGTGGTACCTCAAAGCCGCCGAGCAGGGCGAACCCGAGGCGCAAAACCGCGTTGGTCTTCTCTACGAGTACGGGCGTGGCGTGGAGCAGGACTACGTGCAGGCGATGAAGTGGTACCGGAAGGCCGCCGAGCAGGGCCAGCCGTACGCCCGCACGAACGTGGGGCTGCTGTATGCCCATGGGCGCGGTGTAGCCCGCGATGACGCGGAGGCGCTGCGGTGGATCATGCCGGGCGTTGAGGAAGGTCACCCATTTGCCCAGTTCAACCTGGGACGGCTCTATGCGCTGGGGCACGGGGTGGAGCAGGATTACGCGCAGGCCAAGCGGCTGTTCACGCTCGCGGCCGAACAGGGCTCCGCGGAAGGGCAGTATGCACTCGGCGTGCTGTACGAGGAGGGTTTCGGGGTACCGAAGGACGTGGACCAGGCGGTCATCTGGTACCGGAGGGCAGCCGAGCAAGGCTTTGAGATGGCCCAGGAAGCGTTGAACCGCCTGATGTAA
- a CDS encoding response regulator gives MTPSQHFMLIDDNAADQVLAREAFEQLCPDCTLQIFSGGRQALAWLQSVPDHPDVILLDVNMPEMNGFEVLQELKRNPRLALIPVVMLSTSGARGDVATAYTLHASSYLVKAPGFDAFLQQIDTFLTYWRKTRLAYA, from the coding sequence ATGACGCCTTCCCAACACTTCATGCTGATTGACGACAATGCGGCAGACCAGGTGCTGGCTCGGGAAGCTTTCGAGCAGCTTTGCCCGGACTGCACCCTCCAGATCTTCTCAGGTGGTCGACAGGCGTTGGCCTGGCTTCAGTCCGTACCAGACCACCCGGACGTGATCCTGCTCGACGTCAACATGCCCGAGATGAACGGCTTCGAGGTTCTGCAAGAACTGAAGCGGAACCCCCGCCTCGCCCTGATTCCGGTCGTGATGCTCTCGACGTCCGGAGCCCGGGGAGACGTCGCCACGGCCTACACGCTGCACGCGAGTTCCTATCTGGTCAAAGCTCCGGGCTTCGACGCGTTTCTCCAGCAGATCGACACCTTCCTGACGTACTGGAGGAAGACCCGACTCGCCTACGCTTGA
- a CDS encoding WapI family immunity protein produces MHLQQGSVTADIQVVDYQFPESHDQSWDADWLFVRLRLQVGDQRWERTDPAVTTFELQDLTVWLDQVAEHAQVFGRWQRGRLTTRLVFTEPNLSFEALSGHAAGAPVTLRLSLAAEFLPPFKAEPSSTGLEDDPWEVWLDFGVDAAQLRALADELRQQLTRFPSRRERTSQD; encoded by the coding sequence GTGCACCTTCAGCAAGGTTCTGTGACCGCCGACATCCAAGTCGTGGACTACCAGTTCCCCGAATCCCACGATCAAAGCTGGGATGCGGACTGGCTGTTCGTGCGCCTCCGCCTTCAGGTCGGCGATCAGCGGTGGGAGCGCACGGACCCGGCCGTCACCACCTTCGAGCTCCAGGACCTGACCGTCTGGCTGGACCAGGTCGCCGAGCATGCCCAGGTCTTCGGGCGCTGGCAGCGTGGTCGCCTGACCACGCGCCTGGTTTTCACCGAGCCGAACCTGAGCTTTGAAGCGCTGAGTGGGCACGCGGCGGGCGCCCCGGTCACGCTGAGGCTCTCCCTCGCGGCCGAGTTTCTCCCGCCCTTCAAGGCCGAGCCAAGCAGCACGGGACTGGAAGACGACCCGTGGGAAGTCTGGCTGGACTTCGGGGTCGACGCCGCGCAGCTGCGGGCGCTGGCCGATGAGTTGCGGCAGCAACTCACGCGATTTCCGAGCCGGAGGGAACGCACCAGCCAGGACTAG